The following are from one region of the Juglans regia cultivar Chandler chromosome 10, Walnut 2.0, whole genome shotgun sequence genome:
- the LOC109014084 gene encoding probable pectinesterase/pectinesterase inhibitor 17: protein MAKLLVLFLLLSLTFLSFLSSTLSSSVSNGIDSWCSKTPHPKTCKYYMSHNPKFTGHLPKSKSEFKKAAVNIALDQSIKAQSHNKWLGSKCQNKKEKAAWADCLKLYQETITLLNQTQDPATKSTDYDAQTWLSTALTNLETCRAGFAELNVRDNILPLMSNNVSVLISNTLSINNGSLPPETKRYKDGFPSWLSTGDRKLLQSSTPAADLVVAQDGSGDYKTITEALNAAADRSGSGRFVIHVKSGMYEENLNMGSQFKNIMLLGDGLRWTIITGSRSVVGGSTTFNSATVAVTAEGFIARGITFRNTAGPENHQAVALRSGADLSVFYRCGFEGYQDTLYVHSQRQFYKECYIYGTVDFIFGNAAVVLQNCMIYARKPMSGQKNTVTAQGRTDPNQNTGISIHNSRVMAAADLVPALGSVKSYLGRPWKEYSRTIFMKTYIDTLVDPVGWLEWDGDFALDTLYYGEYKNIGPRSSTSQRVNWSGYHVITSASVASQFTVENFIAGQSWLTATGVPFVAGL, encoded by the exons ATGGCAAAGCTTCTTGTCTTATTCTTATTATTGTCCCTAACCTTCCTTTCCTTCCTTTCCTCGACCCTGTCGAGTAGTGTCTCTAATGGCATAGATTCGTGGTGCAGCAAAACCCCACACCCAAAAACTTGCAAATACTACATGAGCCACAATCCCAAATTCACCGGTCATTTACCAAAATCAAAATCCGAGTTCAAGAAAGCCGCAGTCAATATAGCCTTGGATCAGTCCATTAAAGCTCAAAGTCACAACAAGTGGCTTGGGTCCAAGTGCCAGAACAAGAAGGAAAAGGCTGCATGGGCTGATTGTTTGAAGCTTTATCAAGAAACCATCACCCTGCTCAACCAAACCCAGGACCCCGCCACCAAGTCCACCGACTATGACGCGCAGACCTGGCTCAGCACTGCTCTTACAAACCTAGAAACCTGCAGAGCCGGCTTTGCAGAGCTAAATGTTCGAGACAATATATTGCCCCTCATGTCCAACAATGTTTCGGTCCTCATAAGCAACACTTTATCTATTAACAACGGTTCACTCCCACCAGAAACAAAAAGATACAAAGATGGCTTTCCGAGCTGGCTTTCCACCGGTGACAGGAAGTTGTTACAATCTTCAACACCCGCTGCAGACCTGGTGGTGGCGCAAGATGGTTCGGGGGATTACAAAACTATTACCGAAGCTTTGAACGCAGCGGCAGATAGGAGTGGGAGTGGAAGGTTTGTCATACATGTGAAGAGTGGTATGTACGAGGAGAACCTAAATATGGGAAGTCAATTCAAGAACATTATGTTGCTTGGTGATGGGTTGAGGTGGACCATTATTACTGGTAGCAGGAGTGTTGTCGGAGGCTCCACAACTTTCAATTCTGCAACAGTTG CGGTGACTGCCGAAGGTTTCATTGCTCGTGGCATCACATTCCGTAACACTGCCGGTCCAGAGAACCATCAAGCAGTGGCACTCAGGTCAGGCGCAGACCTCTCGGTCTTCTACCGGTGCGGCTTCGAAGGATACCAAGACACCCTCTACGTCCACTCACAGCGCCAGTTTTACAAAGAGTGCTACATCTATGGCACAGTAGATTTCATTTTTGGAAATGCCGCAGTAGTGCTCCAAAACTGCATGATCTATGCAAGGAAACCCATGAGCGGGCAAAAGAACACGGTCACGGCCCAAGGCAGGACCGACCCTAATCAAAACACAGGGATTTCGATCCATAATTCACGAGTCATGGCCGCAGCAGACCTCGTACCGGCGCTTGGCTCAGTGAAATCTTACCTGGGTCGACCATGGAAGGAGTACTCGCGAACGATTTTCATGAAGACTTATATCGACACTTTGGTGGATCCAGTGGGCTGGCTGGAATGGGATGGTGATTTTGCGCTTGATACATTGTATTATGGGGAGTACAAGAATATCGGCCCACGTTCTTCGACGAGTCAAAGGGTGAATTGGAGTGGTTATCATGTTATAACCAGTGCAAGCGTGGCTTCTCAATTCACGGTTGAGAATTTTATCGCCGGGCAGTCATGGTTGACGGCAACTGGGGTGCCATTTGTTGCTGGTCTCTGA
- the LOC109014086 gene encoding probable pectinesterase/pectinesterase inhibitor 60, whose amino-acid sequence MAMNINIPSLILIIFFATFFTGALSRNSSSDNIAWWCKRTPHPEPCQYFMGHSRHHFAPKHRSDFRKMVVQVAMDRVITARRYAKRLGQNLENEHQKAAWSDCLKLYGNAISQMNRTLQGLDNYKNESCSDFDVQTWLSTALTNIETCRVGSLELNVSDSVMPSILSNNVSELISNSLAINGVILHEESNNTDEFPNWVSKQERKLLQVSSIKANANLVVAKDGSGHYRTVQSAINVAARRRSTTGRFIIYVKRGVYRENIEVVINNNNVMLVGDGMKYTIITGSRSVGGGSTTYNSATAGIDGLRFIARDITFSNTAGPQKGQAVALRSASDLSVFYRCAFQGYQDTLMVHSQRQFYRQCYIYGTIDFIFGNAAVVFQNCMIYVRRPLKGQANVITAQGRNDPYQNTGISIHKCQVRAAQDLKPVVRSFKTYLGRPWMQYSRTVYLETYIDSLVSPVGWLAWQKSKFALNTLYYGEYKNFGPASSTRYRVRWPGFHVITSQKEASRFTVGNLLAGTSWLPATGVPFKSGL is encoded by the exons AATCTTCTTCGCAACATTCTTCACAGGCGCCCTTTCGAGAAATTCCTCCAGTGACAATATAGCTTGGTGGTGTAAGAGAACCCCACATCCAGAGCCATGCCAGTACTTCATGGGACACAGCCGTCACCATTTTGCACCAAAACACAGATCTGATTTCCGAAAAATGGTGGTGCAAGTGGCCATGGATCGCGTCATAACTGCACGAAGATATGCCAAGCGGTTGGGGCAGAATCTTGAGAACGAGCACCAGAAAGCCGCATGGTCAGATTGTTTGAAACTCTACGGCAACGCGATTTCCCAAATGAACCGTACCCTTCAAGGCCTAGACAATTACAAAAACGAGAGCTGTTCCGACTTCGATGTGCAAACTTGGCTCAGCACTGCCCTCACAAATATTGAAACATGCCGTGTTGGGTCCTTAGAATTGAATGTTTCCGACTCTGTAATGCCTTCCATCTTGTCCAATAATGTATCTGAGCTAATTAGCAATAGTTTAGCCATTAATGGTGTGATTCTGCACGAAGAAAGTAATAATACAGATGAATTCCCGAACTGGGTTTCGAAGCAAGAAAGAAAACTGTTGCAGGTTTCTTCGATAAAGGCAAACGCAAATCTCGTGGTGGCAAAAGATGGTTCGGGGCATTATCGGACGGTTCAATCAGCCATTAATGTGGCAGCAAGGAGAAGGAGCACTACTGGGAGGTTTATAATATATGTGAAGAGAGGGGTTTATAGGGAGAATATTGAGGTTGTCATAAACAACAATAATGTTATGCTAGTTGGTGACGGCATGAAGTATACGATTATCACGGGCAGCCGTAGTGTTGGAGGAGGGTCCACCACCTACAATTCAGCCACTGCCG GAATTGACGGTCTTCGCTTCATCGCCCGAGACATTACATTCAGCAACACTGCCGGTCCCCAAAAAGGCCAAGCAGTCGCCCTCCGGTCAGCCTCCGATCTCTCTGTTTTCTACCGCTGTGCCTTCCAAGGTTACCAAGACACCCTCATGGTCCACTCCCAGCGACAATTCTACCGACAATGCTACATCTACGGCACAATAGACTTCATCTTTGGTAATGCCGCAGTAGTCTTCCAAAACTGCATGATCTACGTAAGGAGGCCACTGAAGGGCCAAGCCAATGTGATCACAGCCCAAGGCAGAAACGACCCATACCAAAACACTGGGATTTCTATCCACAAATGTCAAGTGCGGGCAGCACAGGACCTCAAGCCCGTGGTTCGATCATTTAAAACCTACTTGGGCAGGCCCTGGATGCAATATTCTCGAACAGTTTATCTGGAAACTTACATCGACAGCTTGGTGAGTCCAGTGGGATGGTTGGCATGGCAGAAATCTAAATTTGCACTTAATACTTTGTATTATGGGGAATACAAGAATTTTGGTCCAGCGTCTTCTACAAGATACAGAGTCAGATGGCCTGGATTTCATGTCATTACTAGCCAAAAAGAGGCATCCCGCTTCACCGTCGGCAACCTTCTTGCCGGGACGTCGTGGTTGCCGGCCACAGGTGTGCCATTCAAATCCGGCCTGTGA
- the LOC109014083 gene encoding monocopper oxidase-like protein SKS1, which produces MAHPGLSRFCLFSLVHIALLPILCFAADPYVFYDLHVSYLTASPLGVPQQVIAVNERFPGPVINSTTNNNVVVNVWNDLDEELLMTWSGIQMRRNSWQDGVLGTNCPIHPKKNWTYQFQVKDQIGSFFYFPSLKFQRASGGFGPFIINNRNIIPIPFAQPDGDIVIMIGDWYTRNHKALRSALDAGQDLGMPDGVIINGKGPYRYNTTLVPDGIEYETIGVDQGKTYRLRVHNVGTSTSLNFRIQNHFLILAETEGHYTVQQNFTDVDIHVGQSYSFLVTMDQNASSDYYVVASARFVNESLWQRVTGVAILHYSNSKGPATGPLPDPPNDTYDKSRPLNQAVSIRQNVSASGARPNPQGSFHYGSINVTETYVIKIVPPVQINGTLRATLNGISFVNPKTPIRLADQYKVKGEYKLDFPSRPLNRTPRIDRSVINATYKGFIEVIFQNNDTVMQSFHMDGYSFFVIGMDFGDWTEASRNRYNKWDAISRCTTQVFPGGWTAVLVSLDNVGTWNIRAENLDRWYLGQETYMKIVNPEENGETEMAAPGNVLYCGVLQQLSKDQTNSAVSLPRGSSKLSFCLVVAFFAMITLFS; this is translated from the exons ATGGCTCATCCTGGGCTCTCCCGGTTTTGTCTGTTTTCTTTGGTCCACATTGCTCTGCTTCCAATCTTATGTTTTGCTGCTGACCCCTATGTCTTCTATGACCTTCATGTCTCTTACCTCACTGCCTCCCCTCTTGGCGTTCCTCAACAG GTTATAGCAGTAAATGAGAGATTCCCAGGCCCTGTAATCAATTCTACTACTAATAACAATGTTGTTGTCAATGTATGGAATGATTTGGATGAGGAACTCCTAATGACCTG GTCTGGAATTCAAATGCGGCGAAATTCATGGCAGGATGGTGTTCTTGGCACAAATTGTCCCATTCATCCCAAAAAGAATTGGACTTATCAGTTTCAAGTAAAGGATCAAATTGGGAGCTTTTTCTACTTCCCATCTCTCAAGTTTCAGAGAGCATCTGGTGGCTTTGGTCCTTTCATTATTAATAATAGGAATATAATCCCGATTCCTTTTGCACAGCCAGATGGCGATATCGTCATTATGATTGGTGACTGGTATACCCGGAACCATAAG GCATTGCGGTCGGCCCTTGATGCTGGACAAGACCTTGGGATGCCTGATGGAGTAATCATCAATGGAAAGGGACCTTATCGGTACAATACCACTCTTGTACCTGATGGCATTGAATATGAAACCATTGGTGTCGATCAGG GCAAAACATATCGACTTCGTGTGCACAACGTTGGAACTTCAACTAGTTTGAACTTTAGAATCCAAAACCACTTTCTGATTCTTGCAGAAACAGAGGGACATTATACAGTGCAGCAAAACTTTACAGACGTAGATATTCATGTTGGTCAATCTTATTCTTTCTTGGTCACCATGGATCAGAATGCAAGTTCTGATTACTATGTCGTTGCAAGTGCTAGGTTTGTGAATGAATCACTTTGGCAGAGAGTGACCGGTGTTGCCATTTTACACTATTCCAATTCTAAAGGACCAGCAACAGGTCCTCTACCTGATCCACCAAATGATACTTATGACAAGTCAAGGCCACTAAACCAGGCAGTAAGCATCAG GCAAAATGTATCTGCAAGTGGAGCTCGCCCTAATCCACAGGGATCTTTTCACTATGGTTCAATTAATGTGACGGAGACATATGTGATAAAGATTGTGCCGCCAGTACAGATCAATGGGACACTTCGAGCTACGCTCAATGGGATCTCATTTGTCAATCCTAAAACACCAATCAGGCTTGCTGATCAGTATAAAGTGAAGGGAGAATATAAGCTTGATTTCCCCAGCAGGCCACTTAACAGAACCCCTCGGATAGACAGATCTGTTATTAATGCGACTTATAAGGGGTTCATAGAAGTAATCTTCCAAAACAATGACACCGTGATGCAGAGTTTTCATATGGATGGATATTCCTTTTTTGTAATTGG GATGGATTTTGGTGATTGGACAGAAGCAAGTAGAAATAGATATAATAAGTGGGATGCAATTTCTCGCTGCACTACTCAG GTTTTCCCTGGGGGTTGGACGGCAGTCCTTGTCTCTCTTGACAATGTTGGAACATGGAACATCAGAGCAGAAAATCTTGATAGATGGTATCTAGGGCAAGAAACTTATATGAAAATTGTCAATCCTGAGGAAAATGGTGAAACGGAGATGGCTGCACCTGGGAATGTCTTATACTGCGGCGTACTCCAGCAATTATCAAA GGATCAGACCAACTCTGCAGTATCACTTCCAAGGGGAAGCTCAAAGCTATCTTTCTGTCTGGTGGTGGCATTTTTTGCTATGATCACCCTTTTTAGCTAA